From a single Miscanthus floridulus cultivar M001 chromosome 8, ASM1932011v1, whole genome shotgun sequence genomic region:
- the LOC136474156 gene encoding 26S proteasome non-ATPase regulatory subunit 6: MDGGAGEEAKQERHLVLAHKLFLLSHPAVDDLSKVALRAEVLDTVKSDDMATLFESLVAAGVLEADAALLAEMRGRIDEEIRKLDEKIADAEENLGESEVREAHLAKSLYFIRVGEKEKALEQLKVTEGKTVAVGQKMDLVFHTLQIGFFYMDFDLISKSIDKAKNLFEEGGDWERKNRLKVYEGLYCMATRNFKKAASLFLDSISTFTTYELFPYDTFIFYTVLTSIITLDRVSLKQKVVDAPEILAVIGKVPHLSEFLNSLYNCQYKSFFVAFSGLTEQIKLDRYLQPHFRYYMREVRTVVYSQFLESYKSVTMEAMATAFGVTVDFIDQELSRFIAAGKLHCKIDKVAGVLETNRPDERNAFYQATIKQGDFLLNRIQKLSRVIDL, encoded by the exons ATGGACGGCGGCGCCGGCGAGGAGGCGAAGCAGGAGCGGCACCTGGTGCTGGCCCACAAGCTCTTCCTTCTATCCCACCCcgccgtcgacgacctctccAAGGTCGCCCTCCGCGCCGAAGTCCTCGACACCGTGAAATCCGATG ATATGGCGACGCTGTTCGAGTCGCTGGTTGCCGCGGGTGTACTGGAGGCGGACGCCGCGCTGCTGGCCGAGATGCGTGGGAGGATTGACGAGGAGATCCGCAAGCTCGATGAGAA AATTGCTGATGCCGAGGAGAACTTGGGCGAGAGCGAAGTCCGTGAAGCACATCTTGCCAAATCCTTGTACTTTATAAGGGTTGGTGAGAAG GAAAAGGCCCTGGAACAACTTAAAGTCACTGAAGGAAAAACTGTAGCTGTTGGCCAAAAGATGGATCTTGTGTTTCACACTTTGCAGATTGGTTTTTTCTATATGGATTTTGATCTGATCTCAAAATCCATTGATAAGGCAAAGAA CTTGTTCGAGGAAGGAGGCGATTGGGAGAGGAAGAACAGGTTGAAAGTATATGAAGGCTTGTACTGCATGGCAACCAGAAACTTCAAGAAAGCTGCCAGCTTATTTTTAGACTCCATTTCGACTTTCACAACTTATGAGTTATTCCCATATGATACGTTCATCTTCTATACAGTCCTCACAAGTATTATCACATTGGATCGTGTATCTCTGAAACAAAAG GTGGTAGATGCACCAGAAATCCTGGCTGTGATTGGCAAAGTACCTCACCTCTCTGAGTTTCTCAATTCCCTGTACAACTGCCAGTACAAGTCATTTTTTGTTGCATTTT CCGGTCTGACGGAGCAAATCAAGTTAGACCGTTATCTTCAGCCTCATTTCCGCTACTACATGAGGGAAGTGCGCACTGTTGTCTACTCACAATTCTTGGAGTCATACAAGAGTGTGACAATGGAAGCAATGGCCACTGCATTTGGTGTAACTGTTGATTTCATTGACCA GGAATTGTCACGGTTCATTGCAGCTGGGAAGCTTCACTGCAAGATTGATAAGGTTGCTGGTGTTCTGGAGACAAACCGACCTGATGAGAGGAATGCTTTCTACCAGGCGACCATCAAGCAAGGGGACTTTTTACTGAACCGCATACAGAAGCTTTCACGGGTCATTGACCTGTAA
- the LOC136470246 gene encoding probable protein phosphatase 2C 21 yields SQCLLSVNGQTMVLTHSHVPRDADESERIQFNDWWKIRNPEHRAGGLVALNNPPFVTLPISRSIGDYVFKQNKSLLPKDQVVTCEPRMKTISITEDTEFLVIASNGIWKWLTHERIALKIRPYLLEGETDLRFICKQVCIAAANSCVMRDDMTIILVQFKKDAKSTENKDHHKNDLEAEDPNPDMQGAPDDMCFVFQHWELLDMTI; encoded by the exons TCCCAGTGCTTACTCTCTGTGAACGGACAG ACAATGGTGTTGACCCACAGTCATGTACCACGTGATGCGGATGAAAGTGAGAGGATTCAGTTCAATGATTGGTGGAAGATCAGAAATCCTGAGCATAGGGCAGGAGGACTAGTAGCACTGAACAACCCTCCTTTTGTGACATTACCTATATCAAGATCAATCG GTGATTATGTGTTTAAGCAGAACAAAAGTTTGCTTCCTAAGGATCAAGTGGTGACTTGTGAACCTAGGATGAAAACTATAAGT ATAACTGAGGATACTGAATTTCTTGTTATAGCAAGTAATGGGATATG GAAGTGGTTGACAC ATGAGCGCATCGCCCTGAAGATTCGCCCATATCTCTTAGAA GGGGAGACTGATTTGCGCTTTATCTGCAAGCAAGTTTGCATTGCTGCTG CTAATAGTTGTGTAATGAGGGACGACATGACCATTATTCTGGTTCAGTTTAAGAAGGATGCCAAGTCAACCGAGAACAAGGATCATCACAAGAACGATTTGGAGGCCGAGGATCCCAACCCCGACATGCAGGGAGCGCCAGATGACATGTGTTTTGTTTTTCAGCACTGGGAGCTACTAGACATGACAATATAG